The Candidatus Binatus sp. DNA segment GATCGGGATGATCCCGGGGACGATCCTGTTCGCGTTTCTGGGCGACGCACTGTGGCATCCGCTGTCGGCGAAGTTCGTGCTGGCGGTGCTGCTGATCGGAACGTCGGTGGGATGCGGCGAACTTTATCGGCGCTGGTCGAACCTCCGGTTCGACGACTAGCGGCTAACCCGCCGGTGCCCAGAGACCGCAGATTATTGTTCGATCCGTCGCCGCGTATTACATTTAAGGCATGAAACGCGACGTCGTAACTGTTCGTCTCGACAGCGACCTGAAGCCGTTGCTTGAAAAAGCGGTTCGACGATCGGGCAGAACGCGCAGCGAGATCGTCCGCGAAGCGCTCCGGCGTCATCTGCTGATTCTTCAGTTCGAACAAATCCGGAATCGTGTGATGCCGTTGGCTGAGGCGCGCGGCTACCTGATCGACGAGGACATCTTCAAAGACGTTTCGTGAGAGTCTTCTTCGACACGAACGTGCTGGTCAGCGCGTTCGCAACGCGAGGGCTTTGTCGCGATTTGGTCGCACGCGTCATCCGAGAACACGAGTTGCTGACGTCGGAGGTAGTGATCAAGGAAGTTCGGCGCCTACTCAAACGAAAGCTGAAGGTCAATGACGTCACAATCGAAGAGACCGAGGCGTTTCTGCGCAACTTTCACGTCGAGACGCGGACTGAGGATCTTCCCGCCATTTCATCAACGACAAAAGCGATCTCGAGGTGTTGGGCTCAGCCGTGGCCGCCCGCGCGGAAGTCTTCATAACAGGAGACCGCGAACTGCTTGAACTTGGCAAGTCAATTCGCGGTCTCGACATTCTCGAACCGCGCGGCTTCTGGGAGCGAAGCCGCGGTCGCAAGCGGTAACTTTCGATTTCCTTAAGTGCCGGATTCCCAGCTCGCGAGATACTTCTTCTGCTCGGCGGTGAGGGTGTCGAGCTTGATGCCCATCGCGGCGAGTTTCACCGCGGCGACGTCCTGCTCGATCTCGACCGGCACTTCATGGACCTTTATTTCCAGATGCTTGGCCTTGGCGGCCCATTCGGAAGCCATCGCCTGCGTGGCGAAGCTCATGTCCATGACCTGCGCGGGATGACCCTCTGCGCACGCGAGGTTAACCAACCTGCCCTCGCCCAAAACGTAAACGACGCGGCCGTTC contains these protein-coding regions:
- a CDS encoding CopG family transcriptional regulator, whose translation is MKRDVVTVRLDSDLKPLLEKAVRRSGRTRSEIVREALRRHLLILQFEQIRNRVMPLAEARGYLIDEDIFKDVS
- a CDS encoding PIN domain-containing protein, giving the protein MRVFFDTNVLVSAFATRGLCRDLVARVIREHELLTSEVVIKEVRRLLKRKLKVNDVTIEETEAFLRNFHVETRTEDLPAISSTTKAISRCWAQPWPPARKSS